Proteins encoded by one window of Paenibacillus sp. DCT19:
- a CDS encoding LTA synthase family protein, giving the protein MSRSSLTRFLKGPFIWFTLIMILKSSLAWIVIFDDIPLWKPLLTELPMIWACFCLIEWFAAKRRMWLYLGLNLLLSGIFFAAIMYYKYYGVIVNYHALAQVNQVTSVKSSMFSLLDPYYLFIFTDIVIIGGLLIRRRMKFGKPEHPAEKLVERKTRRRIASVVLVMSLVIGMLNIYPNRASMSEITQAEQMGILGYEAFTILADRPDQPVPVNQITQDRIEELKQTTELPAINLSGAAKGRNVIMLQLESFQNFLIGLQVDGQEITPHLNQLVRDSMYFPNFYQQVGQGNTSDAEFVVNTSFYIPPNGAAATVYADKALPSLPKLMSANGYQTATFHTNDVRFWNRDQLYQALGFDKYYDINYFGTDDTIAFSASDDVLYEKTLDQLEAMQSAGSPYYAHIISMSAHHPYHLPDSKISLELPARYQDTLPGDYLISQHYADQAVGAFIDGLKERGLWDNSLLVVYGDHLGLPIYSLDPDDEVLMEELYGRAYTSVDMINIPLIVNAPGITPAVQLEQLGDRWIFCQRLRDLLAYLCKISFISDKICCEKGETCCQSDITCLPVLSSMTRPYSFQPQATGTGCIILLHMQVDMTHLNGIFRASHCPILVRMKLRPL; this is encoded by the coding sequence TTGTCACGCAGTTCACTCACCCGGTTTCTAAAAGGACCGTTTATATGGTTTACCCTGATTATGATCCTCAAAAGCTCACTTGCCTGGATCGTCATCTTCGATGATATCCCGCTGTGGAAACCCTTGCTCACGGAACTACCCATGATCTGGGCTTGCTTCTGTCTGATTGAATGGTTTGCAGCCAAACGGCGAATGTGGTTATACCTTGGGCTTAATCTACTGCTGTCAGGCATCTTCTTCGCCGCGATTATGTATTACAAATATTACGGTGTCATCGTCAACTATCATGCCCTCGCTCAGGTGAACCAGGTTACGTCTGTTAAGAGCAGTATGTTCTCTCTGCTTGACCCGTATTATCTCTTTATTTTCACAGATATCGTTATTATCGGTGGCTTGTTAATCCGTCGCCGGATGAAATTCGGTAAACCAGAACACCCCGCTGAGAAGCTGGTGGAGCGAAAAACGAGAAGGCGGATCGCGTCTGTTGTTCTAGTGATGTCACTCGTCATAGGTATGCTCAACATCTACCCTAACCGGGCAAGCATGAGTGAGATTACCCAAGCAGAACAGATGGGCATTCTTGGCTACGAAGCCTTTACCATTCTGGCAGATCGTCCAGATCAGCCTGTGCCTGTCAATCAGATCACTCAAGATCGAATTGAGGAACTGAAGCAGACAACCGAGCTGCCAGCGATCAATCTATCAGGAGCAGCCAAAGGGCGTAATGTAATCATGCTGCAGCTGGAATCGTTCCAGAATTTCCTGATCGGACTCCAAGTTGATGGACAAGAGATCACACCTCATCTCAACCAGTTGGTAAGGGATAGCATGTATTTTCCGAATTTCTATCAACAGGTGGGACAAGGAAATACGTCGGATGCAGAATTTGTGGTGAACACGTCGTTCTATATTCCGCCCAATGGTGCAGCGGCTACCGTATATGCAGACAAAGCGCTCCCTAGTCTACCCAAACTCATGTCTGCCAATGGGTATCAAACGGCTACTTTTCACACCAACGATGTGCGATTCTGGAATCGGGATCAACTCTATCAGGCTCTGGGCTTCGACAAGTATTATGACATTAATTATTTCGGTACGGATGATACCATCGCCTTCTCTGCTTCAGATGATGTGTTATACGAGAAAACGCTGGATCAACTAGAAGCTATGCAGTCCGCTGGCTCACCCTATTACGCTCATATTATTTCAATGTCGGCGCACCATCCGTATCATTTGCCAGACAGCAAGATTAGTTTAGAATTGCCTGCTCGATATCAAGATACGTTGCCTGGCGATTATCTCATCTCCCAGCATTATGCTGACCAAGCAGTTGGGGCATTTATAGATGGGCTCAAGGAACGTGGATTGTGGGATAACAGTCTGCTCGTAGTATATGGAGATCATCTTGGACTTCCCATCTACTCCCTAGATCCCGATGACGAAGTGTTAATGGAAGAACTCTATGGACGAGCCTATACTTCGGTGGACATGATTAACATTCCCCTCATCGTTAACGCGCCAGGAATAACCCCTGCTGTGCAACTCGAACAGCTCGGGGACAGGTGGATATTTTGCCAACGATTGCGGGACTTACTGGCGTATCTCTGCAAGATCAGCTTCATTTCGGACAAGATCTGCTGCGAGAAGGGGGAAACCTGCTGCCAGAGCGATATTACCTGCCTTCCGGTTCTGTCCTCAATGACGCGTCCTTATTCGTTCCAGCCACAGGCTACGGGGACGGGATGCATTATTCTCTTGCACATGCAGGTAGACATGACGCACCTCAATGGAATATTCCGAGCGAGCCATTGTCCCATCCTAGTGCGGATGAAGCTTCGACCACTTTAA
- a CDS encoding DNA alkylation repair protein yields MSHKTAQPTTEDILSRKGARTAKDIPKHVLQLLQAGQIESVNLTEWLAVDHLLLFQQIIVEWKLHNESHEIIEQLARMKEHRIMKIIPAIASGWLQIMDNQDLHGRSSLFSALAEHRSDGVRCWAAYIIGLDPRLNLADKLERITPFAADHHFGVREIAWMAVRSPVTAELSEALELLAHWVTHPDPLIRRFAIEVIRPHGVWSKHIQQLKEQPELALPLLEHVKSDTVKYVQDSVSNWLNDASKSNPDWVRQICNNWAEQSDTKHTRRIITRAQRSL; encoded by the coding sequence ATGAGCCACAAAACAGCTCAGCCTACAACTGAAGACATTCTTTCGCGCAAAGGTGCACGCACCGCCAAGGACATTCCCAAGCATGTCCTTCAGCTATTACAAGCTGGGCAGATCGAATCTGTAAATCTGACGGAATGGCTGGCGGTGGATCACCTGCTTCTATTTCAACAGATTATTGTTGAATGGAAACTACATAACGAAAGCCATGAAATCATTGAACAGCTAGCTCGAATGAAGGAGCATCGTATTATGAAGATCATTCCCGCTATTGCCAGTGGATGGCTGCAAATTATGGATAATCAAGATCTTCATGGACGATCGTCCCTCTTCTCCGCCCTTGCCGAGCATCGCTCGGATGGTGTACGCTGCTGGGCTGCATATATCATTGGACTGGATCCTCGTCTGAATCTAGCAGATAAATTAGAGCGAATCACTCCATTTGCAGCTGATCATCATTTTGGCGTGAGAGAAATCGCCTGGATGGCTGTTCGATCCCCTGTCACCGCCGAGCTGTCAGAAGCATTAGAACTCCTCGCCCACTGGGTAACCCACCCAGACCCACTTATTCGACGCTTCGCCATAGAAGTGATAAGACCGCATGGTGTCTGGTCCAAACATATTCAGCAGCTAAAAGAACAACCTGAGCTCGCCCTCCCCCTGCTTGAGCATGTAAAGTCAGATACGGTTAAATACGTACAAGACTCCGTCAGTAACTGGCTGAACGATGCCAGCAAGTCCAATCCTGATTGGGTTCGTCAGATATGTAACAACTGGGCTGAACAATCGGATACTAAGCATACACGGCGAATCATTACACGTGCACAACGTAGTCTATAA
- a CDS encoding GNAT family N-acetyltransferase encodes MYHKEIRITGPDRQRKPVRAVIRTYAEADFDELIRIQAESFPPPYPEELLWNHEQLASHVTHYADGAICIEVDGELAGSMTSLRMQWDPAQPVNHSWTEVTDDGYIRNHQPDGNTLYIVDLCVRPKYRKWGLAQLMMQAMYQLVIHQGMDRLLGAGRMPGYHLVAEQMSAEQYLEQVVAGELHDPVISFLLRCGRMPVGVTANYLDDEESCDYAALMEWSNPFIEVV; translated from the coding sequence ATGTATCATAAAGAAATACGAATCACCGGCCCGGATCGCCAGCGCAAGCCGGTGAGAGCAGTCATTCGTACTTATGCGGAAGCGGACTTTGATGAATTGATCCGCATTCAGGCAGAGAGCTTCCCTCCACCCTACCCGGAGGAGCTGCTCTGGAACCATGAACAACTGGCGAGTCATGTTACGCATTATGCGGACGGAGCCATCTGTATTGAAGTGGATGGGGAACTTGCAGGGTCCATGACGTCACTTCGAATGCAATGGGACCCAGCTCAACCAGTTAATCATTCGTGGACTGAGGTTACAGATGATGGTTATATCCGCAATCATCAGCCCGATGGTAATACGTTGTACATCGTGGATCTGTGCGTGCGTCCGAAGTATCGCAAATGGGGACTTGCCCAGTTAATGATGCAGGCGATGTATCAATTAGTTATTCATCAAGGAATGGATCGACTGCTTGGTGCTGGCAGAATGCCGGGATACCATCTCGTGGCAGAGCAGATGTCTGCGGAGCAATATCTAGAGCAAGTCGTTGCAGGAGAACTGCATGATCCCGTCATATCATTCCTGCTACGTTGTGGACGTATGCCGGTAGGTGTGACGGCCAATTATCTGGATGATGAAGAGTCTTGTGATTACGCCGCATTAATGGAGTGGAGCAACCCATTTATAGAGGTTGTTTAA
- a CDS encoding helix-turn-helix domain-containing protein, whose product MDIIGKKWVLLIMYQLLSGPKRFTELESEMAISGRLLSERLKEMETEGIVTRHMYPEIPPRVEYELTPKGRAIEPVINQIYGWSSEWLKR is encoded by the coding sequence ATGGATATTATCGGTAAGAAGTGGGTGCTGTTGATCATGTATCAACTCTTATCTGGACCCAAACGGTTTACGGAGCTTGAATCGGAGATGGCTATTAGCGGACGACTATTATCCGAGCGTCTGAAAGAGATGGAGACGGAAGGCATTGTCACAAGGCATATGTATCCTGAAATTCCTCCTCGGGTTGAATACGAGCTAACACCTAAAGGTAGAGCCATTGAACCCGTCATTAATCAGATTTATGGATGGTCGTCTGAATGGTTGAAACGATAG
- a CDS encoding CidA/LrgA family protein, whose translation MKKWGLGILQVAILMAFSLLMNQLAGALHLPVPGSILGMVALFLLLQTGVVKLRWIEVGAAWLLGELLLFFIPSAVGIMNYMPMLEHDGLQILFIVLLSTFLVMVCTGLVATRIAKRKERHTG comes from the coding sequence GTGAAGAAATGGGGTCTTGGCATTCTCCAGGTTGCGATCTTGATGGCCTTCTCACTGCTCATGAACCAGCTTGCTGGTGCTCTCCATCTGCCTGTACCCGGCTCAATTCTTGGTATGGTTGCCCTCTTCCTGCTGCTTCAGACTGGCGTTGTGAAACTGCGCTGGATCGAGGTCGGAGCCGCCTGGTTGCTGGGTGAGCTACTATTGTTCTTCATACCTTCCGCCGTTGGAATTATGAATTACATGCCTATGTTAGAGCATGATGGATTGCAAATTTTATTTATCGTACTGCTTAGCACATTTCTGGTCATGGTCTGCACAGGCCTCGTTGCCACTCGGATTGCCAAACGAAAGGAGCGTCACACGGGATGA
- a CDS encoding LysR family transcriptional regulator: MDIRHLQYFLEVARQQSFTKAAEVLFITQPTISKTVKSLEDELGVTLLDRYGKKVQLTDAGHVFFRQAVEIEKSFRSLSSELDDLMNLKKGHLRIGLPPMVGSSFFPMIIGEFHKAYPQVSIQLFEDGAKKVEADVISGALDIGVAVLPTMDEVLDHFVFVKEKLNLLVHPTHPLAGKPSVALRELEQDAFVLFREDFALHDRIIAACQDAGFQPRVVYESSQWDLLSAMVAANLGVALLPETICREVDHMRVRIIPVTEPVIPWQLGMIWRKDRYLSFATREWIGFTQSMLNK; the protein is encoded by the coding sequence ATGGATATCCGCCATTTGCAATATTTTCTAGAGGTTGCTCGGCAACAGAGCTTCACCAAAGCCGCTGAAGTTTTGTTCATCACACAACCAACGATTAGTAAGACGGTCAAAAGCTTAGAAGATGAGTTAGGTGTCACCCTGTTGGACCGTTATGGCAAAAAGGTTCAACTGACAGATGCAGGGCATGTTTTTTTCCGTCAGGCCGTGGAGATTGAGAAGTCCTTCCGCAGTCTATCGTCCGAATTGGACGATCTGATGAACCTGAAGAAGGGGCATTTGCGGATTGGACTACCGCCGATGGTTGGGTCCAGCTTTTTTCCGATGATTATTGGTGAATTCCACAAAGCTTATCCGCAAGTGAGTATTCAATTATTCGAAGACGGAGCGAAAAAGGTTGAGGCTGACGTCATAAGCGGTGCACTTGATATCGGGGTGGCTGTATTACCTACGATGGATGAGGTTTTGGATCATTTTGTGTTTGTAAAAGAGAAGCTTAATCTGTTGGTGCATCCTACACACCCACTTGCGGGCAAACCATCGGTTGCACTTCGTGAACTGGAGCAGGACGCATTTGTGTTATTCCGAGAGGATTTTGCGTTACATGATCGCATTATTGCCGCTTGTCAGGATGCAGGGTTTCAGCCACGGGTTGTCTATGAGAGCTCCCAGTGGGATCTACTCAGTGCGATGGTGGCAGCCAACCTGGGCGTAGCATTGCTACCAGAGACGATCTGCCGAGAGGTCGATCATATGCGTGTTCGAATTATCCCCGTGACGGAGCCTGTAATCCCATGGCAGCTTGGCATGATCTGGCGGAAGGATCGGTATCTTTCTTTTGCCACGAGGGAGTGGATTGGGTTCACCCAGTCTATGCTGAATAAGTAG
- a CDS encoding Gfo/Idh/MocA family protein, with product MTLQIGIIGTGWFSKVHADILAKMEGVRVAAVLGTTQEKAEAMASVYDAAGYGELEHMLDGQKLDAVYICVPPMSHGSIEAELIRRNIPFLVEKPLSTGMDIPKQILSQVQKTGLLTSVGYHFRYQEAAQVLREAIQEQTVGMALGRWMGGMPGVAWWRRQEGSGGQFVEQTTHIVDLLRYCAGEVTEVYAVAAQRIMHEKHDHVTVSDVANVSIKLQSGAIASIANTCLLPDGEGGAGLQFYTEAGVWDWTPERLLLPSAARHAMAGQEIPAGHNPYERENEAFIHALRTGDRSRILSDYADACRTQEITTAALASAESGLPVQLQPLKELSH from the coding sequence ATGACATTGCAGATCGGAATCATTGGAACAGGTTGGTTCAGTAAGGTTCATGCAGATATTCTAGCAAAAATGGAAGGTGTACGTGTCGCTGCCGTTCTTGGTACAACACAAGAGAAAGCGGAGGCAATGGCTTCTGTATATGATGCTGCTGGTTATGGTGAGCTGGAGCATATGTTGGACGGTCAGAAGTTAGACGCTGTCTACATCTGTGTACCTCCAATGTCTCACGGTTCAATAGAAGCTGAACTGATACGTCGTAACATCCCATTCCTGGTGGAGAAACCACTCAGCACAGGCATGGATATCCCGAAACAAATCTTGTCACAAGTACAAAAGACGGGATTGCTAACCTCCGTAGGCTATCACTTCAGATACCAAGAGGCAGCTCAGGTACTAAGGGAAGCGATCCAAGAGCAGACAGTCGGTATGGCGCTTGGACGCTGGATGGGCGGCATGCCTGGCGTGGCTTGGTGGCGTAGACAAGAGGGCTCCGGAGGTCAATTCGTAGAACAGACTACACATATTGTGGACTTATTACGGTATTGCGCAGGTGAAGTGACTGAGGTGTATGCTGTTGCCGCTCAGCGTATCATGCATGAGAAGCACGACCATGTTACGGTATCGGATGTAGCTAATGTATCCATCAAGCTGCAGAGTGGTGCGATTGCCAGTATTGCGAACACTTGCTTACTACCCGATGGTGAGGGCGGTGCAGGGCTACAGTTCTATACCGAAGCAGGCGTGTGGGATTGGACACCGGAACGTCTTCTGCTTCCAAGTGCAGCTCGTCATGCAATGGCAGGACAGGAAATTCCGGCAGGGCATAATCCATATGAACGGGAAAATGAAGCATTCATCCACGCTCTTCGCACAGGGGATCGTTCACGCATTCTCTCCGATTATGCAGATGCATGTCGCACCCAAGAGATTACGACCGCAGCATTAGCGTCAGCCGAGTCTGGATTGCCCGTGCAATTACAGCCCCTGAAGGAGCTTTCTCATTAA
- a CDS encoding Crp/Fnr family transcriptional regulator: MDNIQYLSQFNLMACLSESDLIEMDSMTSITTLPKDTLIQTPDQFKEGFYFVKKGTVRLYTINVEGKQFTLDMLGEGNVFGEMNGISLGTRMLYIETMEECDICLMNRQRFEKFLIEHPRFMMNLMKVLSERIQSMSELTQKFALGTLHDKIMHNLIRLAAQVGSSEEGEYFRMNCAITHQEIAWMAGATRESVTVALQELLRAGRIRTGYKTISVHREEMAANRSRSSQL; the protein is encoded by the coding sequence ATGGATAACATTCAATATTTATCCCAATTTAATCTCATGGCTTGCCTATCGGAATCCGACCTGATTGAAATGGACAGCATGACGTCGATCACGACCCTCCCCAAAGATACATTGATACAAACTCCCGACCAGTTTAAAGAAGGGTTCTATTTTGTGAAAAAGGGAACCGTTCGCCTATACACGATTAATGTAGAGGGTAAGCAATTTACACTGGATATGTTGGGTGAAGGTAACGTGTTTGGAGAGATGAATGGCATTTCACTTGGCACTCGTATGCTGTATATCGAAACAATGGAGGAATGTGACATATGCCTGATGAACAGGCAACGATTTGAAAAATTTCTTATCGAACATCCCAGATTCATGATGAACCTAATGAAAGTGCTGAGTGAGCGCATCCAGAGTATGAGTGAGCTGACACAGAAGTTCGCTCTGGGGACTCTCCATGATAAAATCATGCATAATCTCATTCGGCTCGCCGCTCAGGTTGGATCAAGCGAAGAAGGCGAATACTTCCGAATGAATTGTGCCATTACTCATCAGGAGATCGCTTGGATGGCGGGAGCCACCCGGGAGTCCGTTACCGTTGCACTTCAGGAGCTTTTGAGAGCAGGCCGCATTCGTACCGGATATAAGACCATATCGGTACATCGCGAAGAAATGGCGGCCAACCGCAGTAGAAGCTCACAATTGTAA
- a CDS encoding carbon-nitrogen hydrolase family protein, with translation MKLRVSAVQYQLQTISSFEQFAAQAEHYIRTADEFGTEFVLFPEFFTTQLMSIGDEQGNALTIEDLPSFTEQYEQLFTSLAAKYGMYLIGGTHVIRREGKLYNTAHMFYPDGRIARQAKIHITPTEVEEWNMAAGDGLEVFDTDKGRIAMLTCYDIEFPEIVRMAKAKGADVIFCPSCTDDRHGFYRVRYTSHARAVENQVYVVLTGTVGNLPTVDFMRANYGQAAIITPNDVPFPPRGILAEGEINNDMIVTADLDLDLLYEVRERGSVTTWRDRRTDLYTDWE, from the coding sequence ATGAAACTGCGGGTATCCGCTGTACAGTATCAATTACAGACGATTAGCTCGTTTGAGCAGTTCGCTGCACAGGCAGAGCATTACATACGGACAGCCGACGAATTCGGAACCGAATTTGTGCTGTTCCCCGAATTTTTTACCACCCAATTAATGTCCATTGGGGACGAACAAGGAAATGCATTAACGATTGAGGATCTGCCAAGTTTTACAGAGCAATATGAGCAATTGTTCACGTCGCTCGCTGCCAAATATGGCATGTATCTGATCGGCGGTACACACGTCATTCGCCGTGAAGGCAAGCTGTATAATACGGCTCACATGTTCTATCCAGATGGTCGTATCGCCCGCCAGGCGAAGATTCATATTACGCCAACAGAAGTGGAAGAGTGGAACATGGCTGCTGGGGATGGGCTAGAAGTGTTCGACACGGATAAAGGCCGCATTGCGATGCTAACCTGTTACGATATTGAATTCCCAGAGATCGTGCGTATGGCTAAAGCGAAGGGTGCCGATGTGATCTTCTGTCCTTCCTGCACGGACGACCGTCATGGATTCTACCGTGTGCGTTATACAAGTCATGCTCGTGCGGTAGAGAACCAAGTCTATGTGGTGCTGACTGGAACGGTGGGTAATCTGCCAACAGTAGACTTCATGCGTGCCAACTATGGACAGGCTGCAATCATTACACCGAACGATGTACCTTTCCCACCACGCGGTATTCTGGCTGAAGGTGAGATCAATAACGATATGATCGTAACCGCTGATCTGGATCTAGACTTGCTGTATGAGGTGCGTGAGCGTGGTTCGGTAACTACGTGGCGTGACCGCCGTACAGATCTGTATACCGATTGGGAATAG
- a CDS encoding AbrB/MazE/SpoVT family DNA-binding domain-containing protein: MKRTGMKRSLDRLGRIVLPKEMRDTMEIHIGDPLEFFIEGKELILRKYKSTLCIFCGDVDTEMYFKEQFICRTCAIQLKHPDDTPDWFVPQTKQAPAPVERPAGKPATNSSSEWEEGQAATGTEYPDLRPKTARMLQQMKEIVEQNPGLAQQQIAEKLGISQGRVSQLKKLL, translated from the coding sequence ATGAAAAGAACCGGAATGAAGAGATCTCTGGACCGCCTTGGACGAATTGTCCTTCCCAAAGAAATGCGGGATACGATGGAAATCCATATCGGCGATCCTCTCGAGTTTTTCATTGAAGGGAAAGAGTTGATTTTGAGAAAGTACAAATCAACATTGTGTATTTTTTGCGGTGACGTGGATACGGAAATGTATTTCAAAGAGCAATTCATCTGCCGGACTTGTGCAATTCAATTAAAGCACCCAGATGACACTCCCGACTGGTTCGTACCTCAGACTAAACAGGCTCCTGCACCCGTGGAGCGTCCTGCTGGCAAACCCGCTACTAACTCATCTTCAGAATGGGAAGAAGGCCAAGCAGCTACAGGAACCGAATACCCGGATCTTCGTCCGAAAACGGCACGTATGCTGCAACAAATGAAGGAAATTGTTGAACAGAATCCTGGTTTAGCCCAACAGCAAATTGCCGAGAAGTTAGGCATTAGCCAAGGTCGTGTCTCTCAGCTCAAGAAACTGCTATAA
- a CDS encoding DoxX family protein, with translation MRILGYILLVVLAGVFVMTGYNKVVGADMMVQTFDSFSYPKWTMYLIGGVELLSAVGLLIPRTRVLAAGLLTFILIGAVGSHLIYGQYGAIPFPAVLLVANIVVLIVSLRQMEDTDIEAVQA, from the coding sequence ATGAGAATTTTAGGATATATTTTATTAGTTGTGCTTGCAGGTGTATTTGTAATGACGGGGTATAACAAGGTTGTAGGTGCGGATATGATGGTACAGACCTTTGACAGCTTCTCTTATCCAAAATGGACCATGTATCTGATCGGCGGGGTTGAGCTTCTGAGTGCCGTTGGATTGTTAATTCCACGTACCCGTGTTCTGGCTGCTGGCTTGCTGACGTTTATACTGATTGGGGCTGTAGGAAGCCACTTGATCTATGGACAGTATGGAGCTATTCCTTTCCCAGCGGTGCTGCTGGTAGCTAATATTGTTGTTCTGATTGTAAGTCTGCGTCAGATGGAAGATACGGATATTGAAGCGGTACAAGCTTAA
- a CDS encoding GNAT family N-acetyltransferase — protein sequence MEFTRITSIKDPLFAQMHKLMQEIFPAEEVLDFPLWEEPLEDPGIRVFVAVHEGNVVGATEYRYYEDWNVAMTDFTIIGREGLGIGSFLARHRERDLKSLAAANGKELFGMFAEIYNPYLDQDHEFGGIKPMNPYVRREVLSHLGYQRLDFPYVHPSWQGDGEAVGGLDLCFMPSDENQGELPASLVADFLNRYYAVLPNKPKEWLEMVDKLSARTTVPLLPL from the coding sequence ATGGAATTTACGCGTATAACATCGATTAAAGACCCATTGTTCGCTCAGATGCACAAGCTAATGCAAGAGATTTTCCCGGCAGAGGAAGTATTGGATTTCCCACTCTGGGAAGAGCCACTGGAAGATCCGGGCATCCGGGTGTTCGTTGCTGTTCATGAAGGTAATGTAGTTGGCGCTACAGAATACCGCTACTATGAGGATTGGAACGTTGCTATGACTGATTTTACGATTATCGGTCGTGAAGGATTGGGCATCGGTAGTTTCCTTGCTCGCCATCGCGAGCGTGATCTGAAGAGTCTGGCAGCGGCGAATGGCAAAGAGCTGTTCGGTATGTTCGCTGAGATTTACAATCCTTATCTGGATCAAGACCATGAGTTTGGTGGTATTAAACCGATGAATCCGTATGTTCGTCGTGAAGTGCTGTCACACCTCGGTTACCAACGCTTGGACTTCCCTTACGTTCATCCATCCTGGCAAGGCGATGGCGAAGCTGTAGGCGGACTTGATCTGTGCTTCATGCCAAGTGATGAGAACCAAGGTGAACTGCCAGCGAGCCTCGTAGCTGATTTCCTGAATCGTTACTATGCGGTATTGCCGAACAAACCGAAGGAATGGCTGGAGATGGTGGACAAACTGTCTGCACGTACAACCGTTCCATTGTTGCCTTTGTAA